From a region of the Rhinolophus sinicus isolate RSC01 linkage group LG04, ASM3656204v1, whole genome shotgun sequence genome:
- the LOC109447136 gene encoding N-acetyllactosaminide alpha-1,3-galactosyltransferase — protein MEIGDGLSHLGLKAITNWLAPVVWHGTYKEEVLENYYANHKITVGLTVFAVGRYTEYYLYNFMLSADKYFMVGQKVIIYVLTDDFSKMPWIMLSPLRTIKVFEIKREKRWQDVSMMRMKTISEHVVDHIQHEVDFLFCMDVDQVFLHKYGLETLGESVAQLHSYWYKANLTAIPYERNQLSEAYIPIGQGDFYYHAAVFGGTPIQVLNIARECLQGILNDKKNNIEAVWHDESHLNKYFFVHKPTKLLSPEYCWDFKRGYNSDIKTVKLYWATKYYKILRMTQSPSLTALDL, from the exons AAAGCAATTACCAACTGGTTAGCTCCAGTTGTGTGGCATGGAACCTACAAAGAAGAAGTATTGGAAAATTATTATGCAAATCATAAAATTACCGTGGGGTTGACTGTGTTTGCTGTAGGAAG ATATACTGAATACTATTTGTACAACTTTATGTTATCtgctgataaatattttatggttGGCCAGAAGGTCATAATTTATGTCCTGACAGATGACTTCTCCAAGATGCCTTGGATAATGCTGAGTCCCCTCCGTACCATCAAAGTTTTTGAAATTAAGCGAGAGAAGAGATGGCAAGATGTGAGTATGATGCGCATGAAGACCATCAGCGAACACGTTGTAGACCACATCCAACACGAAGTTGACTTCCTCTTCTGCATGGACGTGGATCAGGTCTTCTTACACAAATATGGGCTGGAGACCCTGGGGGAGTCAGTAGCTCAGTTACATTCCTATTGGTATAAGGCCAATCTTACAGCGATACCTTATGAGAGAAATCAGTTATCAGAAGCATATATACCTATTGGTCAGGGAGACTTTTATTACCACGCTGCTGTATTTGGTGGCACTCCCATTCAGGTTCTTAACATTGCCAGGGAGTGCTTACAAGGAATCCTGAACgacaagaaaaataacattgaagCCGTGTGGCATGACGAAAGTCACTTAAACAAGTATTTCTTCGTCCATAAACCTACTAAACTCTTATCTCCTGAATACTGCTGGGATTTCAAGAGAGGATATAACAGtgatattaaaactgtcaaactATATTGGGCTACTAAGTACTATAAAATTCTGAGAATGACCCAGAGCCCTTCCTTAACAGCTCTGGATTTATGA